From the genome of Pseudomonas yamanorum, one region includes:
- a CDS encoding nucleoside-binding protein, producing the protein MKKALHGATVLLTLFGGGEAVALEWMNNSVGFRYGQQFTNPNNPDEFSKRIYSFTHASGYQYGSNYLNLDVFLSDSRDPRKGTDHGGSEVYAVYRHQLYASRVFDVPLGTGVIKDYALTFGFDANRNNNLASAKKRALVIGPTLKFNTVGVLDLSLMYYKERNHSGIPGAKEPDHTFDDTYMLNLAWMRPFEIGNHGAKFQGFINHVGEKGEDFHGRDTAPETLMRAALMVAVRPGKSVKPNLYLGVGYEYWHNKFGVDGGRGSRTSTPTVNMEVTF; encoded by the coding sequence ATGAAAAAGGCACTGCACGGCGCAACCGTATTACTCACACTGTTCGGCGGCGGGGAGGCTGTCGCGCTGGAATGGATGAACAACAGCGTAGGATTTCGCTACGGGCAACAGTTCACCAATCCGAACAACCCGGATGAATTCAGCAAGCGTATCTACAGCTTCACCCACGCCAGCGGCTACCAGTACGGCAGCAACTACCTGAACCTCGATGTGTTCCTGTCCGACAGCCGCGACCCACGCAAGGGCACCGACCACGGCGGCAGCGAAGTGTATGCCGTGTACCGACATCAGCTGTATGCCTCACGGGTATTCGATGTGCCGCTGGGCACCGGGGTGATCAAGGATTACGCCCTCACCTTCGGCTTTGACGCCAACCGCAACAACAACCTGGCCTCGGCGAAAAAACGTGCACTGGTGATTGGCCCGACCTTGAAGTTCAACACCGTCGGCGTGCTGGACCTGAGCCTGATGTACTACAAGGAAAGAAACCATTCCGGCATTCCCGGCGCGAAAGAACCCGACCATACCTTCGACGATACCTACATGCTCAACCTGGCCTGGATGCGGCCTTTCGAGATCGGCAACCACGGGGCGAAGTTTCAGGGGTTTATCAATCACGTCGGGGAAAAGGGCGAGGACTTCCATGGTCGCGATACGGCGCCGGAAACCCTGATGCGCGCCGCGCTGATGGTGGCGGTACGCCCGGGAAAGAGCGTCAAGCCGAACCTGTATCTGGGGGTGGGTTACGAGTATTGGCATAACAAGTTCGGCGTAGACGGCGGCCGGGGCAGCCGCACATCAACGCCGACGGTGAACATGGAAGTGACGTTCTAG
- the punC gene encoding purine nucleoside transporter PunC → MKNSFGFTWYLAGLSMLGYLAMDMYLPAFGAMGEQLQISPGAVGASLSIFLAGFAVGQLLWGPLSDRLGRKPVLLTGLSLFVLGCLGMFWVETAPQLLALRFVQAIGVCSAAVSWQALVIDRYPADKAHRVFAGIMPLMSLSPALAPLLGALMLNHWGWQAIFGVLLVVSLLLLLPTLFLRPLPKRLTTDAERSRLGYGQLLKSRVFTGNVMIFAACSASFFAWLTASPFILGGMGYSPNDIGLSYVLPTLSFLIGGYSCRSALQRFQGKTLLPWLLLAYCISMVALYLVATLTVPTLATLLIPFCLMALVNGASYPIVVANALMPFAENSGKAAALQNTLQLGLCFLGSLIVSSMIDQPLLITAIVMLATAPLAVLGYWLARPKVDDADADLVRAR, encoded by the coding sequence ATGAAAAATTCTTTTGGATTCACCTGGTACCTGGCGGGGCTGAGCATGCTCGGCTATCTGGCCATGGATATGTACTTGCCGGCGTTTGGCGCCATGGGCGAGCAACTGCAGATTTCCCCCGGCGCAGTGGGCGCAAGCCTGAGTATTTTCCTCGCCGGCTTCGCTGTCGGGCAGTTGCTGTGGGGGCCGCTGTCCGACCGGCTCGGGCGCAAGCCGGTCCTGCTCACTGGCCTCTCCCTGTTTGTGCTCGGTTGCCTGGGCATGTTCTGGGTGGAGACCGCACCGCAACTGTTGGCCTTGCGTTTTGTCCAGGCGATTGGCGTGTGTTCCGCCGCTGTCAGTTGGCAGGCGCTGGTGATCGACCGCTACCCGGCGGACAAGGCCCATCGTGTGTTCGCCGGCATCATGCCGCTGATGTCTCTATCACCGGCCCTGGCGCCGCTGCTGGGGGCGCTGATGTTGAATCACTGGGGCTGGCAGGCGATCTTCGGTGTGTTGTTGGTGGTGTCGTTGCTCCTGCTGCTGCCTACGTTGTTTCTCAGACCGCTGCCGAAACGCCTGACAACCGATGCCGAACGTTCCCGGCTCGGCTATGGGCAATTGCTCAAGTCGCGGGTGTTCACCGGCAACGTGATGATCTTTGCCGCGTGCTCGGCCAGTTTCTTTGCCTGGCTCACCGCCTCGCCGTTCATCCTCGGCGGCATGGGCTACAGCCCCAATGACATCGGCTTGAGCTACGTGCTGCCAACGCTGTCGTTCCTGATCGGTGGCTACAGTTGCCGCAGCGCGTTGCAGCGGTTCCAGGGCAAGACCTTGTTGCCGTGGTTGCTGCTGGCGTACTGCATCAGCATGGTCGCGTTGTACCTGGTCGCGACCTTGACCGTGCCGACGCTCGCCACCTTGCTGATTCCGTTCTGCCTGATGGCGCTGGTCAATGGCGCCAGCTATCCGATCGTGGTGGCGAATGCGCTGATGCCGTTTGCAGAAAATTCCGGCAAAGCGGCAGCCTTGCAGAACACCTTGCAGTTGGGCCTGTGCTTTCTAGGGAGCCTGATTGTGTCGTCGATGATCGACCAGCCGCTGTTGATCACCGCGATCGTGATGCTGGCGACCGCGCCATTGGCCGTGTTGGGCTATTGGCTGGCGCGGCCGAAGGTTGACGATGCGGATGCCGACCTGGTGCGCGCCCGCTAG
- the punR gene encoding DNA-binding transcriptional activator PunR, with protein MWSEYSLDVVDAVARHGSFSAAAQELHRVPSAISYTVRQVEEWLAVPLFVRRHRDVELTPAGKLFVDETRGVMKKMLGTRRLCQQVANGWSGQLKVAVDSIVKQQRCRQLVLDFYRQFPEVELLMEYEVYNGVWDALADDRTDIVIGATSAVPVASQFTFRDMGLLNWLCVVSSRHPLAAEEGLLSDDQLRPFASLCMTDTSRNLPKRDTWTLDNQRRLVVPHWASAIDCLRDGLCVGMAPAHLVQPWIDRGELSALQLSRPFPASPSCVAWAQNKLSPAMAWLLDYLGDTETLNQEWLNGVQVGSGYPV; from the coding sequence ATGTGGTCTGAATACTCCCTGGATGTCGTGGATGCGGTGGCCCGCCACGGCAGCTTCAGCGCCGCCGCCCAGGAACTGCACCGCGTGCCATCGGCCATCAGCTACACCGTGCGGCAAGTCGAAGAGTGGCTGGCAGTGCCGCTGTTTGTCCGACGTCATCGGGACGTGGAGCTGACGCCCGCCGGTAAATTGTTCGTCGACGAAACTCGTGGCGTCATGAAAAAAATGCTCGGCACCCGCCGGCTGTGCCAGCAAGTGGCCAATGGCTGGAGTGGCCAGTTGAAGGTCGCGGTGGATTCCATCGTTAAACAGCAGCGCTGTCGGCAACTGGTGCTGGATTTCTATCGGCAGTTCCCGGAGGTGGAATTGCTGATGGAATACGAGGTGTACAACGGTGTGTGGGATGCCCTGGCCGATGACCGCACCGATATCGTGATCGGCGCCACCAGCGCGGTGCCGGTGGCCAGTCAATTCACGTTTCGCGACATGGGCCTGCTGAACTGGCTGTGCGTGGTCAGCAGCCGCCATCCGCTGGCGGCGGAAGAAGGCCTGCTCAGCGATGACCAATTGCGGCCCTTCGCCTCCCTGTGCATGACCGACACCTCGCGCAACCTGCCCAAGCGCGACACCTGGACCCTGGATAACCAGCGTCGCTTGGTGGTGCCGCACTGGGCTTCGGCGATTGATTGCCTGCGGGACGGCCTGTGCGTCGGCATGGCACCGGCGCACCTGGTGCAGCCATGGATCGACCGCGGCGAGCTGAGTGCCCTGCAACTGTCCCGGCCCTTCCCCGCCAGCCCGTCGTGCGTGGCGTGGGCGCAGAACAAACTGTCGCCGGCCATGGCCTGGTTGCTGGATTACCTGGGGGATACCGAGACCCTGAATCAGGAATGGCTGAACGGGGTGCAGGTGGGCTCCGGCTACCCCGTTTGA
- a CDS encoding aspartate aminotransferase family protein, translating to MTAACLMTTYQPSPLSFTRGLGTRLWDQQGREYLDAVAGVAVTNVGHSHPRLVAAISEQAGLLLHTSNLYSIDWQQRLARRLTHLSGLDQAFFNNSGAEANETALKLARLHGWKKGIEQPLVVVMENAFHGRTLGTMSASDGPSVRLGFQQLPGDFIKVGFGDLKALEAVTQKFGARIVAVLLEPIQGESGVQVAPPGYLKALREHCTRQGWLLMLDEIQTGIGRTGRWFAFQHEGILPDVMTLAKGLGNGVPIGACLARASVAQLFTPGSHGSTFGGNPLACRVGCTVLEIIEEQGLLDNAAQQGERLLARLRVELSEHPQVLAIRGQGLMIGIELASPHRDLALRAAQEHGLLINVTRGKIIRLLPPLTLDAKEVEMIVRALSRLLD from the coding sequence ATGACCGCCGCCTGCCTGATGACCACTTATCAACCGTCGCCCCTGAGCTTTACCCGTGGCCTTGGCACGCGCCTGTGGGACCAGCAGGGCCGTGAATACCTGGACGCGGTGGCCGGTGTGGCGGTGACCAACGTCGGTCATTCCCACCCACGGCTGGTGGCGGCCATCAGTGAGCAGGCGGGTTTGCTGCTGCACACCTCCAACCTCTACAGCATCGACTGGCAGCAGCGGCTGGCCCGACGGCTGACCCACCTTTCCGGTCTGGACCAGGCGTTCTTCAACAACTCCGGTGCCGAAGCCAACGAGACGGCACTGAAACTGGCCCGGCTGCATGGCTGGAAAAAGGGCATCGAACAGCCGCTGGTGGTGGTGATGGAGAATGCCTTTCACGGGCGCACCCTGGGCACCATGTCCGCCAGCGACGGGCCTTCCGTGCGGCTAGGGTTTCAACAGTTGCCGGGGGATTTTATCAAGGTTGGCTTTGGGGACTTGAAGGCCTTGGAAGCCGTGACCCAGAAGTTTGGTGCGCGGATTGTGGCGGTGCTGCTGGAGCCGATCCAGGGCGAAAGCGGTGTGCAGGTCGCGCCGCCGGGTTATCTGAAAGCCTTGCGCGAGCACTGCACCCGGCAAGGCTGGTTGTTGATGCTTGATGAGATCCAGACCGGGATCGGCCGCACGGGTCGCTGGTTTGCTTTCCAGCATGAAGGCATCTTGCCGGACGTGATGACTTTGGCCAAAGGCCTGGGCAACGGCGTGCCGATTGGCGCGTGCCTGGCGCGGGCCTCCGTTGCGCAGCTGTTCACCCCCGGCAGCCACGGCAGCACCTTTGGCGGCAACCCGCTGGCCTGTCGCGTCGGGTGTACGGTGCTGGAAATCATTGAAGAGCAAGGCTTGCTGGACAATGCGGCGCAACAGGGCGAGCGGCTGCTGGCGCGCCTGCGGGTGGAATTGAGTGAGCATCCCCAGGTGCTGGCGATTCGCGGGCAAGGGCTGATGATCGGCATCGAGCTGGCAAGCCCGCATCGCGACCTGGCCCTGCGTGCGGCGCAAGAGCATGGCCTGCTGATCAACGTCACGCGGGGCAAGATCATTCGCCTGCTGCCGCCGCTGACCCTCGATGCCAAGGAAGTGGAAATGATCGTGCGCGCACTTTCCCGGTTGCTGGACTAG
- a CDS encoding LysR family transcriptional regulator, translating to MDLFQAMTVYVKVVEAGSMTAAAQVCGMSTTMVGNHLRALEQRLGVSLLKRTTRKQSLTEFGGIYYQRCLEVLGLVADSEQMAEQANSDVPKGLLRITAPPAFGTERLAPALSEFSRRYPQIKLYVVLSNQRMDMVDSGFDVAIRLGELDAPSLIARPMQDYTITLCASAEYLARRGTPQRPDDLQQHDCLAFAYPSTDDWRNADKLWRMRGAEGEVEIPVSGSLTINSSQALRQAALEGMGIVMLPDALVEPDLRAGKLVALLTDYQLPSRPMHLLYAQDRYRLPKLRAFVDFVMEKWAR from the coding sequence ATGGATCTGTTCCAGGCGATGACGGTGTACGTGAAAGTGGTGGAAGCCGGCAGCATGACGGCGGCGGCGCAGGTGTGCGGCATGTCCACCACCATGGTCGGCAATCACCTGCGCGCCCTGGAGCAACGCCTGGGGGTCAGCCTGCTCAAGCGCACCACCCGCAAGCAAAGCCTGACCGAGTTTGGCGGGATTTATTACCAGCGGTGCCTGGAGGTGCTGGGCCTGGTGGCCGACTCCGAGCAGATGGCCGAACAAGCCAACAGTGACGTGCCCAAGGGCCTGCTGCGGATCACCGCCCCCCCGGCCTTTGGCACCGAACGCCTGGCACCGGCGCTCAGCGAATTTTCCCGGCGCTACCCACAGATCAAGCTGTACGTGGTGCTGAGCAACCAGCGGATGGACATGGTCGACAGCGGCTTCGACGTGGCCATCCGCTTGGGCGAGCTGGACGCTCCAAGCCTGATTGCCCGCCCCATGCAGGATTACACCATCACCCTCTGCGCCTCTGCGGAGTACCTGGCGCGCCGTGGCACACCTCAACGCCCCGATGATCTGCAACAACATGACTGCCTGGCATTCGCTTACCCGTCGACCGACGATTGGCGCAACGCCGACAAGTTGTGGCGAATGCGCGGCGCAGAGGGCGAAGTGGAAATTCCGGTTTCCGGCTCATTGACCATCAACAGTTCGCAGGCCTTGCGCCAGGCTGCCCTGGAAGGCATGGGCATCGTGATGTTGCCTGACGCCCTGGTCGAGCCAGACTTGCGGGCCGGGAAACTGGTGGCATTACTGACGGACTACCAACTGCCCAGCCGACCAATGCACTTGCTCTACGCCCAGGACCGCTATCGCCTGCCCAAGCTGCGGGCCTTTGTGGATTTCGTCATGGAGAAATGGGCGCGCTAG
- a CDS encoding HAD family hydrolase: MTIRAVVFDFGGVLFDWNPHHLYRQLIADDHERQQFLDTVCTQAWNTEQDAGRSLAEATRTLIAEHPQHEPLIQAYYDRWHEMLRGALPEGVAILEALHEAKMPLFGLTNWSAETFPYARANYPFLQYFRDIVVSGEIKLIKPDPAIYHASLAQVRAHLPDIQPGEVVFIDDVAGNIEAAIALGWQGVHHVSAAQTRERLIELGVSL; this comes from the coding sequence ATGACGATTCGTGCAGTCGTTTTTGATTTCGGCGGTGTCCTGTTCGACTGGAACCCGCACCATCTCTACCGCCAGCTGATTGCCGACGACCATGAGCGCCAGCAGTTCCTGGACACGGTCTGCACCCAGGCCTGGAACACCGAGCAGGACGCCGGGCGCAGCCTGGCCGAGGCGACCCGCACGCTGATTGCCGAGCATCCACAGCACGAACCCTTGATCCAGGCGTACTACGACCGCTGGCACGAGATGCTGCGGGGCGCATTGCCGGAGGGTGTGGCGATCCTCGAAGCCTTGCATGAGGCGAAGATGCCGCTGTTCGGCCTGACCAACTGGTCCGCCGAAACCTTTCCCTATGCCCGGGCCAACTACCCGTTCCTGCAATATTTTCGCGACATCGTGGTGTCCGGCGAAATCAAACTGATCAAGCCCGATCCCGCGATCTACCACGCCAGCCTGGCTCAGGTGCGCGCCCATCTGCCGGATATCCAGCCGGGTGAAGTGGTGTTTATTGACGACGTAGCCGGCAATATCGAGGCGGCCATTGCGCTTGGTTGGCAAGGGGTTCACCACGTATCTGCCGCGCAGACCCGTGAGCGCTTGATCGAACTGGGGGTGAGCCTCTAG
- the fabV gene encoding enoyl-ACP reductase FabV, with translation MIIKPRVRGFICVTAHPVGCEANVKEQIDYVTEHGAIEGGPKKVLVLGASTGYGLAARISAAFGCGADTLGVFFEKEGEEGKLSSAGWYNSAAFEKFALEKGLYAKSINGDAFSDEIKRLTIETIKKDLGKIDLVVYSLAAPRRTDPQGVVHTSTLKPIGKAVTLRGINTDKGIVVDTTLEPATQEEIDGTVKVMGGEDWQLWIDALRDADVLAEGAKTTAFTYLGEKLTQDIYWNGSIGEAKKDLDKKVLTLRENLAALKGDARVSVLKAVVTQASSAIPIMPLYLSLLFKVMKEQGTHEGCIEQVYGLFKDSLYGKEPKLDADGRLRADLAELEPKVQDAVAALWNQVSDDNVNEISDFAGYKAEFLRLFGFEIDGVDYDADVNPTVKIKGLVQA, from the coding sequence ATGATCATCAAACCGCGGGTTCGTGGCTTTATCTGTGTGACCGCTCACCCGGTTGGCTGTGAAGCGAATGTCAAAGAGCAGATCGACTACGTGACCGAACACGGTGCCATTGAAGGCGGCCCGAAAAAGGTGCTGGTCCTCGGGGCTTCCACCGGCTACGGCTTGGCTGCGCGCATCAGCGCTGCCTTTGGCTGCGGCGCCGACACCCTGGGCGTGTTTTTTGAGAAAGAAGGCGAAGAAGGCAAGCTCAGCTCTGCCGGCTGGTACAACAGCGCCGCCTTCGAGAAGTTTGCGCTGGAAAAAGGCCTGTACGCCAAGAGCATCAACGGCGATGCGTTCTCCGACGAGATCAAGCGCCTGACCATCGAAACCATCAAGAAAGACCTGGGCAAGATCGACCTGGTGGTCTACAGCCTGGCCGCGCCACGCCGTACCGACCCGCAAGGCGTGGTGCACACCTCCACCCTGAAGCCGATCGGCAAGGCCGTGACCCTGCGCGGTATCAATACCGACAAGGGCATCGTGGTCGACACCACCCTTGAGCCGGCTACCCAGGAAGAAATCGACGGCACCGTGAAAGTCATGGGCGGCGAAGACTGGCAGCTGTGGATCGACGCCCTGCGTGACGCCGACGTGTTGGCCGAAGGCGCCAAGACCACTGCGTTCACCTACCTTGGCGAGAAGCTGACCCAGGATATCTACTGGAACGGCTCCATCGGCGAAGCCAAGAAGGACCTCGACAAGAAAGTCCTGACCCTGCGCGAAAACCTGGCGGCACTGAAGGGCGATGCCCGTGTGTCGGTACTCAAGGCCGTAGTGACCCAGGCCAGCTCGGCGATCCCGATCATGCCGCTGTACCTGTCGCTGCTGTTTAAAGTGATGAAAGAGCAGGGTACCCACGAAGGTTGCATCGAGCAGGTCTACGGCCTGTTCAAGGACAGCCTGTATGGCAAAGAGCCCAAGCTCGACGCCGACGGCCGCCTGCGTGCGGACCTCGCGGAACTTGAGCCGAAGGTTCAGGACGCGGTAGCGGCCCTGTGGAATCAGGTCTCTGACGACAACGTCAACGAGATCAGCGATTTTGCCGGCTACAAGGCGGAGTTCCTGCGCCTGTTCGGTTTCGAGATCGACGGCGTGGACTACGACGCTGACGTCAATCCGACCGTGAAGATCAAGGGCCTGGTTCAGGCTTAA
- a CDS encoding aspartyl/asparaginyl beta-hydroxylase domain-containing protein, whose amino-acid sequence MSKSVIRKRLASAAWVLGVLLFIYCFPKTTLVFLLLVVFCGLYDFLRNGLYDSATIKKYFIGNGRNTWLLAPFNTLFDLLSQRNRHVYKMNDLPPAWREDLQKVIDDAMANKDEIIQYLDERMAEKKRGMLFFQWYGRPIETTLDIPQLREKLPYVKTIGVSVFNENRSTSFHFGPLRMMFRVLYNMAPAPHHDGVYIQVGKHKHYWHDDPLFIFDDTLMHASFNKNDAKRYCLFIDIVRPTLVPSLLNGLIAGFAGAVFTLRRFFYKNWKLIQ is encoded by the coding sequence ATGAGTAAGAGTGTCATCCGCAAACGCCTGGCATCCGCCGCTTGGGTCCTTGGCGTATTGCTGTTCATTTATTGCTTCCCGAAGACCACACTGGTGTTTCTGCTGCTGGTGGTGTTCTGTGGACTGTATGACTTCCTGCGCAATGGCCTGTATGACAGCGCGACCATCAAGAAGTATTTCATCGGCAACGGGCGCAATACCTGGCTGCTGGCACCGTTCAACACGCTGTTCGATTTGTTGAGCCAGCGTAATCGGCACGTTTATAAAATGAACGACCTGCCGCCGGCCTGGCGCGAAGACCTGCAAAAGGTGATCGACGACGCCATGGCCAACAAAGACGAGATCATCCAGTACCTGGATGAGCGCATGGCCGAGAAAAAACGCGGCATGCTGTTTTTCCAATGGTACGGCCGCCCGATCGAGACCACCCTGGATATCCCGCAACTGCGGGAAAAACTGCCCTACGTGAAAACCATCGGCGTGTCGGTGTTCAACGAAAACCGTTCCACCTCGTTTCACTTCGGCCCGCTGCGCATGATGTTCCGCGTGCTCTACAACATGGCACCGGCGCCCCATCACGACGGCGTCTATATCCAGGTCGGCAAGCACAAGCACTACTGGCACGATGACCCGCTGTTTATCTTTGACGACACGCTGATGCACGCCTCCTTCAACAAGAACGACGCCAAGCGCTACTGCCTGTTCATCGATATCGTGCGGCCAACCCTGGTGCCGTCGTTGCTCAACGGCCTGATCGCGGGCTTTGCCGGAGCGGTCTTTACCTTGCGGCGGTTTTTCTACAAAAACTGGAAGCTGATTCAGTAA
- the ppnN gene encoding nucleotide 5'-monophosphate nucleosidase PpnN: MPQRQVINASVSPKGSLETLSQREVQQLSEAGTGSIYTLFRQCALAILNTGAHIDNAKTILDAYKDFEVRIHQQDRGVRLELLNAPADAFVDGEMIASTREMLFSALRDIVYTENELDSQRIDLSSSQGITDYVFHLLRNARTLRPGVEPKIVVCWGGHSINTEEYKYTKKVGHELGLRSLDVCTGCGPGVMKGPMKGATISHAKQRITGGRYLGLTEPGIIAAEAPNPIVNELVILPDIEKRLEAFVRVGHGIIIFPGGAGTAEEFLYLLGILMHPDNHDVPFPVILTGPKHAAPYLQQLHAFVGATLGEAAQAHYQIIIDDPAEVARQMTVGLKAVKQFRRERNDAFHFNWLLKIDEGFQRPFDPTHANMASLQLSHALPPHELAANLRRAFSGIVAGNVKDKGIRLIEQNGPYEIHGDPAIMKPLDELLKAFVEQHRMKLPGGAAYVPCYRVVQ, from the coding sequence ATGCCCCAAAGACAAGTCATCAATGCCTCCGTAAGCCCTAAAGGCAGCCTTGAAACGCTGTCGCAACGTGAAGTCCAGCAACTGAGCGAAGCCGGTACCGGCAGCATCTACACCCTCTTCCGTCAATGCGCCCTGGCCATTCTCAACACCGGCGCGCACATCGACAACGCCAAGACCATCCTCGACGCCTATAAAGATTTCGAAGTGCGCATCCACCAGCAGGACCGTGGCGTGCGCCTGGAACTGCTGAACGCCCCGGCCGACGCCTTCGTCGATGGCGAAATGATCGCCAGCACCCGGGAAATGCTGTTCAGCGCCCTGCGTGACATCGTCTACACCGAAAACGAACTGGACAGCCAGCGCATCGACCTGAGCAGTTCCCAGGGCATCACCGACTACGTGTTCCACCTGCTGCGCAACGCCCGCACCCTGCGCCCGGGCGTCGAGCCGAAGATCGTGGTGTGCTGGGGCGGGCACTCGATCAATACCGAAGAATACAAATACACCAAGAAAGTCGGCCACGAACTCGGCCTGCGCAGCCTCGACGTGTGCACCGGATGCGGCCCCGGCGTGATGAAAGGCCCGATGAAGGGCGCGACCATTTCCCACGCCAAGCAACGCATTACCGGCGGGCGCTACCTGGGCCTGACCGAGCCCGGGATCATCGCCGCCGAGGCGCCGAACCCGATCGTCAATGAGCTGGTGATTTTGCCGGACATCGAAAAGCGCCTGGAAGCCTTCGTGCGCGTCGGCCACGGCATCATCATCTTCCCGGGCGGCGCCGGCACTGCCGAGGAGTTCCTGTACCTGCTGGGCATCCTGATGCACCCGGACAACCACGACGTGCCGTTTCCGGTGATCCTCACCGGGCCGAAACACGCCGCGCCGTACCTGCAACAGCTGCACGCGTTTGTCGGCGCAACCCTCGGCGAAGCGGCCCAAGCCCACTACCAGATCATCATCGACGACCCGGCTGAAGTAGCACGGCAGATGACCGTCGGCTTGAAAGCGGTCAAACAGTTCCGCCGTGAGCGCAACGACGCGTTCCACTTCAACTGGCTGCTGAAGATCGACGAAGGCTTCCAGCGCCCGTTCGATCCGACCCATGCCAACATGGCCAGCCTGCAACTGAGCCACGCCCTGCCGCCCCATGAACTGGCGGCCAATCTGCGCCGAGCGTTCTCGGGGATTGTGGCGGGCAACGTCAAGGACAAGGGCATCCGCCTGATCGAGCAGAACGGGCCGTATGAGATCCATGGCGACCCGGCGATCATGAAGCCGCTGGACGAGTTGCTGAAGGCGTTTGTGGAGCAGCACCGGATGAAACTGCCAGGCGGCGCCGCCTACGTGCCGTGCTACCGCGTGGTGCAGTGA
- a CDS encoding RidA family protein has translation MTDRHLIIPTSMHPIVERAGYVPAVKVGKTLYCAGQVGRTENLEVITDPEAQFIAAWESLRLVLEECGCTFEDVVDMTTYHVNLSEHMAVFREVKNRVFPRGLCAWTVIGVSELANPGLLLEIKCVAVQR, from the coding sequence ATGACCGACCGCCACCTCATCATCCCTACCTCCATGCACCCCATCGTCGAACGCGCCGGCTACGTCCCGGCGGTAAAAGTCGGCAAGACCTTGTACTGCGCTGGCCAGGTCGGCCGCACGGAAAACCTGGAAGTCATCACCGACCCCGAGGCGCAGTTCATCGCAGCCTGGGAGAGCCTGCGGCTGGTATTGGAGGAGTGTGGGTGCACCTTCGAAGACGTGGTCGACATGACTACCTACCACGTGAACCTGAGTGAACACATGGCGGTTTTCCGTGAGGTGAAAAACCGCGTGTTCCCCCGAGGGTTGTGCGCCTGGACGGTCATTGGCGTATCAGAACTGGCCAATCCAGGCTTGCTGCTGGAGATCAAGTGCGTAGCGGTTCAGCGCTGA
- a CDS encoding YXWGXW repeat-containing protein yields MLLRYAALAALVVAASGCVEERVVHDRRPVQREYVEVVAPQPPPVQVIEVEPEGRPGYLWSRGYWRWEGGRYVAVHGHWEPERPGYRYVHPHWVQRNDGYHWQGGGWVR; encoded by the coding sequence ATGTTGTTACGTTATGCGGCATTGGCGGCTCTGGTCGTCGCGGCTTCCGGGTGCGTAGAGGAGCGGGTCGTGCATGATCGACGACCGGTGCAGCGTGAATATGTAGAAGTCGTCGCGCCGCAACCGCCGCCGGTGCAGGTCATTGAGGTCGAGCCGGAAGGGCGGCCAGGTTACCTGTGGTCGCGTGGCTACTGGCGTTGGGAAGGTGGGCGTTATGTGGCAGTGCATGGTCACTGGGAGCCGGAGCGCCCGGGTTATCGCTATGTGCATCCGCACTGGGTACAGCGCAATGACGGCTATCACTGGCAAGGCGGCGGTTGGGTTCGCTGA